In Paramicrobacterium humi, the genomic stretch CATGCTCATCGGCTTCGGGCTCGCCTGCCTCCTACTAGTCGTCTCGGCGTTCGTGCGGAGCAACGATCGAGCCCCTCGAACATCGAGGGTGCCCCTCCTCAAGACGGTGCGCGGAGTGGTCGTGCTGCCGGGTCTCGTGCGCGCACTTCTCGCGAGCAGCCTCGTACTCGCGTCCGTCGACATCTTCGTCGCGTACGCGCCGCTCATCGGCGTGGACCGCGGCGTCACCGCCAGCGCCATCAGCGCGATGCTCGTCGCGCGGTCCATGGCGTCCATGGCATCCCGGCTTGCGCTCGGCCGGCTCACTCACGCCCTCGGCCGACGTCGACTGCTGGTCTGGAGCATCACGCTGTCGGCGGTGTCGCTCGTAGCGCTCTCTCTGCCGCTGCCCGTGCCCGTGCTGATCGGCGTGGCTGCCGCCTACGGCTTCGTCGTCGGTATCTGCCAGCCGGTCACGATGTCATGGATCTCGGTGCTCGCTCCCGCCGGCACACGCGGGCTCACCATGTCGCTGAGACTCGCGACGAACCGACTCGGGCAGACGATCATCCCCGCTGGGCTTGGCACGATCGCGGCCGGCGCCGGAGCGGCCGGCGTGCTCGGTGCAAGTGGAGCGATGCTCGTCATCGCCGCGTGGGCGAGCGCGGGCGTGATCGCTACGCCATCGGACGAGACGTGAGGGCGCGGCCCGTCTGCCGCTCAGGCTCAGCGCGCGCGGTCCACCGACTTCTCTTCGGCGGCAGACGAGATGTGGTCTCGGAGCGCGCCGCTTGCCGCGTCGAGCTTCCCCGCGAGGACGAGATCAGCGATCGCCACGTGCTCCCGGCAGCGGATCACCGCCCGTTCGGGAACGAGCGCCTGCCGGTATTCGATCAGTCGACGCAGCCGGTTCACGCGAGCAAGGCTCTCGATCACGAACTCGTTGCGACTGCAGCGCGCGAGAGTGGCGTGGAATGCCGCGTTCAGCTCGAAATGCTCGGAAGGGGTGACGCGAGTGATGTCCCCGTCTACGAGCTGCTGCTGCTCATCGCGCCGTTTGAGCAGCTCGACGCGATCGAGCTCGAACGTCGGCTCGAGAACCGCCATCGGCTCGACGATGAGGCGGAAGCGGTAGCTGGCCTGGTACGAGCCGATCGAGGTGAGCACGGGCAAGAACTCCCAGCCATGACCCGGCAACGGCGCCGCCCAGCCCTCCATCGAGAGTCGCTGCAGCAGCGCCCCCGCTCGCGATGGGCTGAGGTCGTATCGCCGCGCGAGCGCCGATTGCGAGATCCGCTCAGGGAGCGCACCTTCCAGCCGCTCGCGTGCGACGCGCAAATAGAGGTCCTCGTCCGTCGCCGCCTCATCGACGCTGTGGCCGACGACGTTCGGGCGAGTAGCGGACACCACATATCGACCGGTGTCGGTCCGATCGATGTGCCCGTCCCGCTGCAGTCGCTGCAGAGCTCGCCGGCTCGGCGATCGCGACACTTTGAACCGCTCTGCGACCGCACGCTCGGTCAGGCGGAAGCCGGCCGGCAGGTCCTCGTCAACGATCCAGCGCAGGATCTCGGCGCTGATCTGGTCGGCAAGTGCCGTATCGCTTCCCGACGCGGTCAATTGCGCGGATGTCTCCGAAGCCATGCTCCCAGTCTCACACATTGTGGTCATTTTGGTCGTTGTGTAAATAGAAAAACCATAAATGGGATTTTCTGCTTGAAAAGTACCATAATTGGTTCTAGAGTCGCTGGTGCCCCTGTTCGTGGCGAGATGCGAGGACGCTCATGACTATGATTCTCCCTTCACCCCTTGGCGCGCCCGGCATCATCGACGCCCACGTTCCCCTCGAACAGGTGAGGCGCGACCGTGCGGAACGCGTGGTTCTCGTCCAGTCGCGGCGCGGCGGAACGGAGCAGCTCCGGATCGCGCTCGCCCAACGCGGGCACCAAACGGCCCGCGGCATAGCGCAGCTCGACCACGTGATCGACGAGGAGGAGCTCACGGCCCTTGTCGCCTCCGGAGTTCGCGGCGTACGGCTCGAGGCGCATGCGGGTGACGAGCTCGCAGAATCCTTCCCCCGGCTCGCGAGCCGGGTGCGGGACCACAATCTGTTCATCGACGTCGACGCCGACGCGCGCACGATCGAGCAGTCCTTCGAAGTTCTCGCGGATGCGGATGTGCCCGTGCTTCTCGAGCGCTTCGCCGGTATCCGCGCCCGATCCAACGGAACCGTGGAAGGGCTGCTCACGGCCCTTCGGCTGCTCAGCCTCGGACACGTCTGGATCACGCTGTCCCTGCCGTGTCGGTTCGGCTCGCCGAGAGACATCGCAACCCTACTCCCGCACATCACGAGCGAACTCGTCGAATTCGGCGGGCAGCGACTGCTGTGGGGATCCGGTGCGGTGCACGCCGCGTGCCACGGAGTCGGACCACGAACCCGAGCGAACGGAACGAGGCGGCGCTGCGATGCCGCAGACTCCCGCCGGGCGATCGTGAACTGGATCGACGACGCGGAAGCCGCCCGCAGAGTCCTCGTCGACAATCCCGAGCGATTGTTCGGTTTCGCCCCCGAACCGCTCGCCGTGCCGGCGGGCACCCGCCATCGAGAAGGAGCACACCGGTGATCGTGTCCGTGAATCCGTCGACGACGCATACCCTCGCGACGTTCGAGCCCGACGACGCCGCGCACGTCGACCGGGCGCTCGAGGCCGCCGTCTCGGCGCAACGCGCCTGGCGCACCCGCCCGATCGGGGAGCGGGCAGAGCTCCTCCGCCGCACCGCCGCGGGTCTGCGTGACAAGTGTGAGCAATACGCGCAGCTGATCACACTCGAGATGGGCAAGCCGATCGTCGAGTCGCGCGCAGAGATCGAGAAATGCGCGAAGACGCTCGATTTCTACGCGGAGAACGCGACAGGATTCCTCGAGTCTCAGCCAGTGCCGTCAAACGCGAGCGAGAGCTCCGTCGTGTTCGAGCCGCTCGGTCTCGTTCTCGCGATCATGCCGTGGAACTACCCGTTCTGGCAGTACTTTCGTTTCGCGGCGCCGGCCCTTGCCGCCGGGAACGCGCCCGTGCTCAAGCACGCGAACAACGTTCCCCAGTGCGCTCGAGCGGTCGAGGAGGTGCTGCGCGAAGCCGGAGCGCCTGACGGACTGTGTCCCACGCTGCTCGTCGAATCCGATCGCGTGTCGGGCCTCATCACCGACGACCGCATCGCCGCCGTGACCCTCACCGGCTCGACCGAGGTCGGGCGGATCGTCGCGGGTCGGGCCGGCCGGGCCCTCAAGAAGCAAGTGCTCGAGCTGGGCGGTTCCGACCCCTTCATCGTGCTCGCGGATGCCGACATCGACGAAGCCGCGCGGACGGCGGTCAAGGCCCGATTCACGAATGGCGGGCAGAGCTGCGTCAACGCGAAGAGATTCATCGTCGAGGATGCTGTCGCCGACCGTTTCGTCGACGCCTTCGTCGAGAATGTCAGCAGGCTCCGCGTTGGGGATCCCCGCGACGAGCACACCGACATCGGGCCCATGGCACGGGAGAACCTGCGCGACGAGCTCCACGCGCAAGTGCAGCGAACGCTCGAGAATGGCCGCTCCGTACTCAAGGCAGGGGGAGCGCCCGTCGACGGTCCGGGCTACTTCTATCAGCCGACCGTGATCGACCACGTCGAGCCCGGCGACGTCGCATTCACGGAGGAGACCTTCGGCCCCGTCGCCGCCATCGTGCGGGCACGGGACCCCGAACACGCCATCGACCTGGCGAACGACACCGAGTTCGGCCTGGGAGCGGCGCTGTGGACGCGTGACCTCGACCGCGCGCGCTCGCTGGCATCCCGCATCGAGGCGGGCGCCGTCTTCATCAACGGCATGGTCGCCTCCGACCCTCGCCTGCCCTTCGGCGGCATCAAGGCGTCGGGCTACGGTCGAGAACTTGGCGAATTCGGCCTGCGCGAGTTCGTCAACGTCAAGACGGTGTGGATCGGACCGGCCGCATGACGCGCATCACATCGCAGTCGCACCACGTCTTCCGGCCTGACGAACTGCCCCAGAAGAGCAGGGGAGGAGGGGCGCGCACGATTCCGCTTGTCACCGCCGCCCGTGGGGCGACAACGTACCTCAACGGCATGACGATCTTCGAGCCGGGTGCGCAGATCGCGCACCACTCGCACAACGTCGCCGAGTCGGTCATGGTGATTGCAGGCGACGCCATCGTCGACATCGACGGCGAGCGGACGCGGCTCGCGACCTTCGACACGACGTTCGTTCCCGCGAACATCCCGCACCACTTCGAGAACGCCTCCGATGAGGCGGAGATGCGCATCTTCTGGACGTACGGCTCTCTCGACTCGACGCGAACGATCGTCGGCACGGGCGAGTCAGGCCGCATCGACGCGGAATCGGCGCCGGGCGCCGCCGCTCCCGTGCGCGTGGTCAGCGAGATCGCGACCCTCGAGGCGCGTCCGGGCCACGAGGAGAAGCTCGAGCAGGCCGTGCGCGAGGCCGTGCCGCTCTTCCAGCGAGCCCACGGCGCTCGTACCATGCGACTCGAGCGATCCGAGGAACACCCGACGCGCTACCGACTCGTCATCGCCTGGGAATCGGTCGAGGACCACACGGTGCGCTTCCGGGAGTCGGAGGACTTTCGCCGCTGGCGCGAGCTCATCGGTCCCCACATCGCGCGTACTCCCGACGTCGAGCACGTGCGCAACGTGCTGACCGGGTTCTGAGCGCTCGTCCTCAGCGGGTGATCCGCTCGACGGCCTGTACCGCGACCGACCGGTCGTGCGGCGCCGTATCGAGGGCGCGATGCATAGAGAGCCCTTCGATGAGCGCGTCGAGCAGCCGTGCCGTCTCCGGATCGAAGTGGCGCTCGAGTGCGCGGCGACTGCGCCTCATCCAGTCGTCGGTGAGCGTCCGGAACGACGGGTCCCGCGCCGCTATCGTGTAGAGCTCTTGCGTGAGCACGACGTCTCGCCGGGTCGCGAAGACGTCATCGGTGATGATGGCGACCACGGCCGACTTCGCCTCTTCGGGCGTCGACGCCGCTGCCATTCGCGCCTCGAACTGCGCGGCTACCGAGACCGCGAATCGCGAGAACGCCTCACGCAGCAGCTCGCTCATTCCCGTGAAGTGGTAGGTCATGGAGCCGAGCGGCACTCCGGCGGCAGCGGCGACGCGCCGGTGCGAGGTGCCGGCGACTCCGCGCTCGGCGATGACGTCGAGGCACGCGTCGATGATGCGCTCCCTCCGGTCGGGGTCGAGTCGTCGCCCGGATGAGAGGGAGCGGTCGGAAGTGCTCACGGTCCGATCGTAGCCCAAGCAAGTGTACGATCGTACACATGCTTTCGAGTTCCCGAGCGCGTGCGGCGCGCGTCGACCGGCGTGCCCGCGCCGCCGTCGCCGCCCTGTTCCTCGCGAACGGGGCGCTGTTCGCGAACCTTCTGCCGCGGTATCCCGAGATCAAAGCGGCCCTCGGCCTGGAGAACGCCGTGTACGGACTCGCCGTCGCGGCGTTCCCGCTCGGCGCGATCGTCGCCGGTCTCGCGGCCGCCGCGCTCATGCGCCGCTTCGGCTCGGCACGGCTCGCAGTGGCCGGCACGGTCCTCACCGCCGTCGGCGTGTTCGTCGCGAGCGTCGCCCCCTCGCTTCTCGTCTTCGCCGCCGCCCTGTTCTGCGCGGGCGCCATGGATTCGATCACCGACGTCGCGCAGAACGCGCACGGACTGCGCGTGCAGCGCCGCTACGGCCGCTCCATCATCAACTCGTTCCACGCCGTGTGGTCGATCGGTGCTGTTCTCGGCGGCTCCATGGCCGCCGGCGCCATCGCTCTCCATGTTCCTCTCGGCGTCCACCTCGGCATCTCCGGACTCCTGTTCTCGGTCGTCTCTCTCGTGGCCCTGCGCTTCTGCCTGCCCGGCCGAGACGTCGACATCACCCCGGATTCCGCCTCAGCAGGTGCCGCCGACGCGGCCGCACCCTCGGCGCGCACCTCTGCCGTCGGCCCCCGCACCGTGTTCATCCTCGTCGCCCTCGTCGTCATCGCGATCGGCGGCACGCTCGTCGAAGACGCCGGCAACTCGTGGGCGACCCTGTACCTCTCCGGGCTCGGCGCCCCGGCGGCGCTCGCCGCAACCGGCTACATCGCGCTCGTTGGCGCGCAGTTCATCGGCCGTCTCGCCGGCGACGGACTCGTCGACCGGTTCGGCCAGCGCGCCGTCGCCCGCACGGGCGGCGTGATCGCGGCGGTCGGCATGGGACTCGCTCTCGCGTTCCCGACCGTCCCCGGCACGATCGCGGGATTCGCCGCCGCCGGCTTCGGCGTGGCCACGCTCGTGCCCGCGGCGATGCACGAAGCCGACGAACTGCCTGGCCTGCGGCACGGCACCGGTCTGACGATCGTCTCCTGGCTCATGCGCCTCGGCTTCCTGCTGTCGCCGCCCTTCGTCGGCCTCATCGCCGACGCGACGAGCCTGCGCGTCGGACTGCTCGTCGTGCCCGTCGCCGGGGTCCTCGTGATCCTGCTCGCGGGCGTTCTGCAGAAGCGATCTGCCAGACTCGAGGCGTGACCGAGACGATCGCCGAACTCGCGGCCGCCGTGCGCGGCATCTGCCCGTCGGGCTCACGCGTGCTGCTCGGAATCGCGGGCGCTCCAGGCGCGGGGAAGACGACGCTCGCCGAGGCGCTCGTCGCCGAGCTCGGTGCGCGAGCCGCGAGCGTGCCGATGGACGGCTTCCACCTCGCCGACGTCTCCCTCGAGCGGTTGGGGCTCCTCGGCCGCAAGGGGGCGCCCGAGACGTTCGACGCGCACGGCTACGCGCGGCTGCTGCGCACGCTGCGCGAACGGCCCGCGCACACGGTGTTCGCTCCCGGCTTCGAGCGCGATCTCGAGCAGCCGCTCGCCGCGGCGATCGGCGTCGACCCGGACGTCGAGGTCATCATCACCGAGGGAAACTATCTGCTCCTCGACGCGTGGGCGGAGGCGCGCGCCGAGCTCGACGCCGTGTGGTTCGTGCAGCAGGATGCCGCCGTGCGACGCTCCCGGCTCATCGCGCGGCACGAGCAGTTCGGCAAATCGCCCGCTGCGGCGCGAGCCTGGGTCGAGGCCGTGGACGAGCCGAACGCTCGACTCGTCGAGGCAACGGCAACGCGTGCCGATCGCGTGATCCGACTCGACGACGAGCGGCCCGGGTAGCTGAGGGCTTTCGCTACCATCCAGGGCCTGCAGACCGTCGTCACTCCCGCCCTTCTCGCGGTCTTCGCCGGGAGCGCGCTCGCGGTGCTCGCCTTCGTGCCGTTCGTGGCCCTCAGCTACCGCCGCCGCGGCGGGATGAGCTTGGGTCGCAGCCTGCTCTGGTTCGCGGCTCTCGTGTACGCGATGGCGCTGTGGACGTACACGCTCGTGCCGTTCCCTCAGAGCCGCGACGTGCAGTGCGCGCCCACGCAGCTCGTCCCCCTCCAGTTCGTGGCCGACGTGCTGCGCGAAGGGGTGTCCTCGCTCGGCGCGATCATCCACAACGCGGCGCTGCTGCAGGTCGCGTTCAACGTGCTGCTGTTCCTGCCCCTCGGCTGGTTCGCGCGCTGGCTGGCAGGGCGCGGACTCGTCGTCGCGACACTGTGCGGGTTCGCGGTCTCGCTCGCGATCGAGCTCACGCAGGTCACGGGGCTGTGGGGTCTCTACTCGTGCGCGTGGCGCATCTTCGACGTCGACGATCTTCTCGCCAACACGGCCGGCGCGTTCCTCGGCTCTCTGCTCGGGATGCTGCTCTGGCGCCGCCGCCGCGATCGCGTCGATGCCGCCGAGCCGCGCCCCATCACGGTCACGCGCCGCTTCCTCGGCATCCTGTGCGATCTCGCCATCATGTGGCTCTCGGTGTTCGCGGTGGGCGCCGCACGCGTCGTCATCGCTCTCGTCGACGGTCGCCCTCAGCTCGCCCTGCCCGACAGCGTCTTCTCGGCGATCGCCTTCGCGATCCCGTTCATCGCGCAACTCGTCGTCGTGCTCGCGAGCGGCGCGACGATCGGCGAGCACATCGTGCTGCTGAGCGCTCAGACCGGGCGCGTGCCCGCCCCGCTGGTGCGACTGCTCCGCTTCGGGCTCGGGATCGGCGGCTACATGCTCCTGAGCACGTTCGAGTTCCCGTTCAGCGGCCTGCTGCTCGCCGCTCTTGTCGTCACCACGATCGTCATGGTGTTCACGACGAAGAACCACCGCGGCTTCGCGGCGGCGGCATCCGACCTGTCGATCATCGATGCGCGGCGGGCGCCGACGAGCGAAGAACGGCGCCGCGCCGGCTGAAGGGGGTGGGCCGGGCGCGACGCCGTCGAAGAGGCGATCAGGCTGCGCCGACGTGCGACCAGATGTCGTCGCCTCGCAGCGACGCGTCGGCGCCGCCGTCGATGTAGATCGTCTGACCCGTCACGTGCGTGTTCTCTTCACTCGTGAGCCACGCGAGCAGACGGGCGATGACGATCGACTCCGAGTGGCCGTTGAGCGGCATGGGAACGTTCGCGTCGACCATCGCCCGGCCCTCGGGCGTCGCGAGGAGCTCCCGCGTCATGGGACTGAGCACGGTGCCGGGTGCGACCGCGTTGAGCGGGATGCCGGCGCCCGCCCAGTCGGCGGTGATGGCCTCGCGGCGCACCCAGCGGGAGAGCGCGCGCTTGCTCGACGGATAGTTGAGGTACCCGGTCTGCGGCCCCGCGTCGGCGAGAGCCTGCCCGATCTGCAGCGCACGTTTCTCGTCGCCGGCGAGTGCAGCCTCGACGAGCTCTGCCGAGTTCGGCTGCAGCGACGCCATGGAGCTCACGACGGCGGCGCGCGGCGACGGCGACGCGGCGAGCGTGGGGCGAAGCCCGTCGAGCAGGGCGACGACGCCGAAATAGTTGACGGCGACGGTGAGCGGCTTCGGAGCCGAGATGCCGGCCGCCGCGATGACGGCGTCGATGCGGCCGTCGGCGAGTTCGATCACCTGCGCGACGGCGCTTTCGCGGCCGTCGGGCGTGGACAGGTCGGCCATGACATCGGCGTCGCGAAGGTCAACGCCGATGACGCGGAAGCCGCGATCGCGCAGCAGATCGGCCGTTGCCGCTCCGATGCCCGATGCCGAGCCGGTGACCACAAAGGTGCGTGTCATTGTTTTCTTCTCTCTCCTGAAGGGGGTTTGGTGCCGTCAGCTCTCGCGAGCGGCATCCGGGTGGGCGTTCGAACGCCGTGCATAGGCGCTGCTCGAGGCGTCGAACTTCGACAGGAGCCGCGCGAACTCGTTCCGGTCGGCGGCGGACCAGCCGACGAGCAGGGCCTCGATGAGCGTGTCGCCGGCGCGCGTGAGCGATCGGGCGACGTCCGCTCCACGATCCGTGAGGTGAACGAGGCTTGCTCGCGCATCGTCCGGGTCGGTGCGGCGCTCGACGAACGCGGCGCTCTCCAAGCGCGCGATGATCTTCGACATGTTCGACGCGCCCGTGACGAGCGCGTGCGCGAGGGCGGAGGGGCGCTGCGGACCGCCGCGCGCGATGAGGGTTATCGTCACGATCGACGGAGTATCGAGTTCGACTCCGGAGCTGCGGGCGACGGCCGCGATGAAGTCCGACGTGGTCCACGTGCCGATCACGTGCGTCAGCGACGCGACGATGTCGGACCGGTACTGCAAGCCGTCCGCCTCCGTCATCGGCCACCTCCAAATACTGTCGTGAAGACAGTATATCTCGGTGTCGGAGCTTCCGCGTCCACCTCGCAGCGGGTCTCCGCGGTCAGGAGTAGCCCAGGCCTTACGCCATGGCGTAGCCGGCGTCTTCGACCGCTGCCCGCACGGCCGCGGTCTCAAGCGGCTCGTCGCTCACGATCGTCACTGTCGAGGTCTCGCCCGGCGCGAGCTCCACGCTGACTCCCGTGACGCCGCCGAGCGCGGACAGCTCCTCGGTCACGGCCTTCTCGCAGTGACCGCACGTCATGCCCGCGACGCCGATCGTCGTCGTCACCGCCCCGACCGAGACCTCCGGCGATGCGGAGCCGTGCCCGCACATGCACGCGCCTCCGCCGCAGCATCCGCCGCCGGCGTTCTTGTCCGTCAGTCCGAGGTCGATGAAACTCATGGTGCTCCTTCTGGGTGTGGTCAGCGGACGAGGCGGGCGATCGCGGCGGAGGCTTCCTTGAGCTTCTCGTCCGCGACGGGGCCGCCCTCGCGGGTCGCCTGCGCGACGCAGTGGTTCAAGTGGTCGTCGAGAAGCTGCAGGGCGACAGTCTCGAGCGCCTTTGTCGCCGCCGACACCTGGGTGAGAATATCGATGCAGTACGTGTCGTTCTCGACCATCTTCTGGATGCCGCGAACCTGGCCCTCTGCGCGACGCAGTCGCTTGAGCAGGGCGTCCTTGTCATCGACGTAGCCGTGTTGCATATCTGCCTCCCGATCGAGGCAAGTATACCCCCTCCCCGTATCGCGTTCAGTGGTGCGGTCGCTCCGAGGAGTTCGCGCCAGGGTCGCCTCCTCCCGCCGGATCGTCGTCGACCGCGTGCCGGTCGGGGCGCCGCCACGACTCGGCGCCGGGGTCGCCGCCCGGGATCGGGTCCTCGCGCCGATCGTGCTCGTCCGGCCGCGTCGAGGAGCCGGCGCCCGGGTCGCCTCCTCCCGCGGGATCGTCGTCGATGGCGTGCGGGTCGGGCCGCGTCCACGAGGCGGCGCCGGGATCTCCGTGGTGAACGGGGGATTCGCGGGGCTCCTCGGGAGCAACGTCTTTGTCGTCCATGGTGTCCTCCTGGCTCTTGTCTACGCGGGTTCACGAGCGGAAGCAAGGCCTTGGGGAATGGTTCACCGCGCCTTGCGCTTATACCCTCCGGGGGTATGGTGGAGATGACAGCGAGAGGAGAGGCGCATGGCGAACACGGCATCCCGCACACACGAGGAGCACGAGCAGAGCGGCAAGCACGCGGCCGGCCACGCCCAGCACGGCGGTGAACACGGCGGGCACGATCACTCCGCGCACGTCGCGCGGTTCCGTCGGCTGTTCTGGATCATGCTCGTGCTGGCGCTGCCTACGGCCTTCTTCAGCGGCATGTTCGCCGACATCATCGGCTACACGCGGCCCGACTTTCCCGGTGTCGACTGGATCTCTCCCGTTCTCGGCACCGTCATCTTCGCGTGGGGCGGTGCCCCGTTCCTGAGCGGCGCCGTGTCAGAGCTGCGCTCGAAGCAGCCCGGCATGATGCTGCTCATCGGCATGGCGATCGCCGTCGGCTTCGCAGCCTCCCTCGGATCGAGCCTCGGCGTCTTCGATCACGAACTCGACTTCTGGTGGGAGCTCGCGCTCCTCATCGTCATCATGCTGCTCGGGCACTGGATCGAGATGCGCTCTCTGGCGCAGACGTCCTCGGCGCTCGACTCCCTTGCCGCGCTGCTTCCCGACACGGCCGAGCGCCTCGTCGACGGTGACGTCGAGCAGGTCACCCCCGAGGACCTCCGTCTGGGCGACATCGTCATCGTCCGCCCCGGCGGACGCGTGCCCGCCGACGGCGAGATCAGCGACGGCACGGCCGCCGTCGACGAGTCGATGATCACGGGCGAGTCCACGCCTGTGACGCGCGAGATCGGCGACCGCGTGGTCGCGGGAACGATCGCGACCGACAGCGCGCTTCGCGTGCGCGTCACGGCGATCGGCGAGGACACGGCGCTCGCCGGCATCCGCTCTCTCGTCAGCGACGCGCAGAGCTCGAGCTCCCGTGCTCAGCGGCTCGCCGACAAGGCCGCGGCGCTGCTGTTCTGGTTCGCTCTCGGCGCCGCCGTGATCACGGCGATCGTGTGGGTGCTCGTCGGCCGGCCCGACGACGCGGTGATCCGCACCGTGACGGTGCTCGTCATCGCCTGCCCGCACGCCCTCGGCCTCGCGATTCCCCTCGTCGTCTCGATCGCGACCGAGCGGGCCGCGCGCGGCGGGGTTCTCGTCCGCGACCGGCTCGCGCTCGAGTCGATGCGACGCGTCGACACTGTCGTCTTCGACAAGACGGGAACCCTCACGCGCGGAGAGCCGGCCGTGCAGGACGTCATCGCGGCGGACGCTGGGATCGACGCCGATGAAGTGCTCGCGCTCGCCGCGGCGGCCGAGCGCGACAGCGAACACCCGCTCGCGCGGGCGATCGTCCGCGCGGCGGTCGAGCGCGAGGTCCGCGTCCCCGAGGCGAGCGACTTCCGGTCCGCCCCCGCGCTCGGCGTCACGGCGCGCGTCGACGGCGCCGAGGTGCGGGTCGGCGGGCCGGCGCTTCTCGCCGACGAGAACGGCTCCGCGCTCGAGGCGACGACGGCGTGGGGCGACGAGGGCGCGATCGTGCTGCACGTGCTGCGAGCCGGCCGGGTCATCGGGGCCGTGCGGCTCGCCGACGAAGTTCGCCCCGAATCTCGCGCGGCGATCGACGAACTGCACCGTCGCGGCATCCGCGTCGCCATGATGACGGGCGACGCCCGGCCGGTCGCGGACGCCGTCGCGCGTGAACTCGGGGTCGACGAGGTGTTCGCCGGCGTGAAGCCCGAGGGAAAGTCGGAGCGGGTCGCCGCCCTGCAGAAGCAGGGCCGTCGTGTCGCAATGGTCGGCGACGGCGTCAACGACGCGCCCGCGCTCGCGCACGCCGACGTCGGCATCGCGATCGGCGCGGGAACCGACGTCGCGATCGGCTCCGCCGGCGTCATCCTCGCGAGCGACGACCCGCGATCGGTCGTCTCCGTCATCGAGCTCTCGCGAGCGAGCTACCGGAAGATGCGGCAGAACCTGTGGTGGGCGGCGGGCTACAACCTCGTGTCTGTCCCGCTCGCCGCTGGCGTGCTCGCGCCCGTCGGCTTCGTGCTCCCGGTCGCCGTCGGCGCGCTGCTCATGTCGGCGTCGACCGTCGTCGTCGCTCTCAACGCGCAGCTGCTGCGCCGCATCGAGCTCTCGCCCGAGGCCGCTACTCGGTCGTGAGCACGAGCTTTCCGCGCACGTGACCGGCGGCGAGGCGCTCATACGCCTCGCGCACGCGCTCGAGCGGGTAGCTCTCGGCGACCGGGTACACGACGCGGCCCGCGGCGATGAGCAGCGCGAGCTCGCGCAGGTCATCGGTGTCCGCTTCGACGCGCCCGAAGGTGCTGAAGCCGTGCTCGAGCCCGAACGGCTTGTCGGCGATCGTGTTCACGTGATCGGCGGGGATGCCGAGCTCGATCGCCGCCTCGAGCGTCTCGCGGCCGGCCTGGTCGAACACGATGTCGACGCCTTCGGGGGCCGCCGCGCGGATGCGCTCAACCATCCCCTCGCCGTACCGCACGGGAAGGATGCCGAGATCGCTCAGGAAGCCATGGTTCGCGTCGCTCGCGGTCCCCACCACGACCGCACCGCGCAGCCGGCACAACTGCGCGGTGAGCAGGCCCACACCACCCGACGCCGCACTCACGAGCACCGTGTCGCGCTCCGTCACGCCCAAACGGCGCACCATCGCCGTGGCGGTGCGGCCCGCGATGTCGAGGCACGCCGCCTGCTCGATCGAGAGCCCGTCGGGAATGGGCAGAACCTCGGATGCCGCCGCGACGAGGTAGTCGGCCTGCGCGAACATGCGCTTCCCGCCGAACACGAGGTCGCCAACGGCGAGGTCCGTCACGTCCTCGCCGACCTGGTCGACGCGGCCCGCGAAGTCGTTGCCGTTGCCGGCCGGCAGCTCGCCGAACTGCGCCGTGCGCTCCGGGCTCGCCGCGATCTTGTAGTCGACGGGATTGAGCCCCGCCGCGAGAACGCGCACGCGGATCTGCCCGGCCGCGGCATCCGGAACCTGCTGGTCGACGAGCTCGAACA encodes the following:
- a CDS encoding MFS transporter, with amino-acid sequence MLSSSRARAARVDRRARAAVAALFLANGALFANLLPRYPEIKAALGLENAVYGLAVAAFPLGAIVAGLAAAALMRRFGSARLAVAGTVLTAVGVFVASVAPSLLVFAAALFCAGAMDSITDVAQNAHGLRVQRRYGRSIINSFHAVWSIGAVLGGSMAAGAIALHVPLGVHLGISGLLFSVVSLVALRFCLPGRDVDITPDSASAGAADAAAPSARTSAVGPRTVFILVALVVIAIGGTLVEDAGNSWATLYLSGLGAPAALAATGYIALVGAQFIGRLAGDGLVDRFGQRAVARTGGVIAAVGMGLALAFPTVPGTIAGFAAAGFGVATLVPAAMHEADELPGLRHGTGLTIVSWLMRLGFLLSPPFVGLIADATSLRVGLLVVPVAGVLVILLAGVLQKRSARLEA
- a CDS encoding SDR family oxidoreductase, with product MTRTFVVTGSASGIGAATADLLRDRGFRVIGVDLRDADVMADLSTPDGRESAVAQVIELADGRIDAVIAAAGISAPKPLTVAVNYFGVVALLDGLRPTLAASPSPRAAVVSSMASLQPNSAELVEAALAGDEKRALQIGQALADAGPQTGYLNYPSSKRALSRWVRREAITADWAGAGIPLNAVAPGTVLSPMTRELLATPEGRAMVDANVPMPLNGHSESIVIARLLAWLTSEENTHVTGQTIYIDGGADASLRGDDIWSHVGAA
- a CDS encoding MarR family winged helix-turn-helix transcriptional regulator, with translation MTEADGLQYRSDIVASLTHVIGTWTTSDFIAAVARSSGVELDTPSIVTITLIARGGPQRPSALAHALVTGASNMSKIIARLESAAFVERRTDPDDARASLVHLTDRGADVARSLTRAGDTLIEALLVGWSAADRNEFARLLSKFDASSSAYARRSNAHPDAARES
- a CDS encoding VanZ family protein, producing the protein MLAFVPFVALSYRRRGGMSLGRSLLWFAALVYAMALWTYTLVPFPQSRDVQCAPTQLVPLQFVADVLREGVSSLGAIIHNAALLQVAFNVLLFLPLGWFARWLAGRGLVVATLCGFAVSLAIELTQVTGLWGLYSCAWRIFDVDDLLANTAGAFLGSLLGMLLWRRRRDRVDAAEPRPITVTRRFLGILCDLAIMWLSVFAVGAARVVIALVDGRPQLALPDSVFSAIAFAIPFIAQLVVVLASGATIGEHIVLLSAQTGRVPAPLVRLLRFGLGIGGYMLLSTFEFPFSGLLLAALVVTTIVMVFTTKNHRGFAAAASDLSIIDARRAPTSEERRRAG
- a CDS encoding metal-sensitive transcriptional regulator, which produces MQHGYVDDKDALLKRLRRAEGQVRGIQKMVENDTYCIDILTQVSAATKALETVALQLLDDHLNHCVAQATREGGPVADEKLKEASAAIARLVR
- a CDS encoding heavy-metal-associated domain-containing protein — its product is MSFIDLGLTDKNAGGGCCGGGACMCGHGSASPEVSVGAVTTTIGVAGMTCGHCEKAVTEELSALGGVTGVSVELAPGETSTVTIVSDEPLETAAVRAAVEDAGYAMA
- a CDS encoding nucleoside/nucleotide kinase family protein — its product is MTETIAELAAAVRGICPSGSRVLLGIAGAPGAGKTTLAEALVAELGARAASVPMDGFHLADVSLERLGLLGRKGAPETFDAHGYARLLRTLRERPAHTVFAPGFERDLEQPLAAAIGVDPDVEVIITEGNYLLLDAWAEARAELDAVWFVQQDAAVRRSRLIARHEQFGKSPAAARAWVEAVDEPNARLVEATATRADRVIRLDDERPG